A stretch of Henckelia pumila isolate YLH828 chromosome 4, ASM3356847v2, whole genome shotgun sequence DNA encodes these proteins:
- the LOC140863997 gene encoding D-3-phosphoglycerate dehydrogenase 3, chloroplastic-like, producing the protein MAASPLLTNLKLPPQSAVVSWLGHRALSSTFHIYSFPFSRRRRRRHHQPRRFSVLSMDAKPTILVAEKLGDAGLKLLKDFANVDCSYNLSLEELCTKISLCDALIVRSGTKVSREVFEASAGRLKVVGRAGVGIDNVDLAAATEHGCLVVNAPTANTVAAAEHGIALLTAMARNIAQADASIKAGKWERSKYVGVSLVGKTLAVMGFGKVGSEVSRRAKGLGMHVIAHDPYAPADRARSIGVELVSFEEAIVSADFISLHMPLTASTAKILNDETFAKMKKGVRIVNVARGGVIDEEALVRALNAGIVAQAALDVFTEEPPPRDNKLVQHEHVTASPHLGASTMEAQEGVAVEIAEAVLGALKGELAATAVNAPMVPAQVLSELKPYVTLSEKLGSLAVQLVAGGSGVTNIKITYASARAPDDLDTRVLRAMIIKGLIEPISSVFVNLVNADFNAKQRGLRIVEERVILDGSPESPLDSIQVQIFSVESRFGSAISDFGEINVEGRVKDGIPHLTKVGSFGVDVSLEGSIILCRQVDQPGMIGKVGSILGEENVNVSFMSVGRIAPRKQAIMAIGVDEEPSRQSLRRIGEISAVEEFVYLKL; encoded by the exons atggCGGCTTCGCCTTTGTTAACGAACCTCAAACTTCCGCCGCAGTCCGCCGTCGTCTCATGGCTAGGCCACCGTGCCCTCTCCTCCACTTTTCACATCTACTCCTTTCCCTTCtcccgccgccgccgccgtcgCCACCATCAGCCTCGCCGTTTCTCCGTTCTCTCCATGGACGCGAAACCGACGATTCTCGTCGCTGAGAAGCTCGGCGACGCGGGGTTGAAGCTGCTCAAAGACTTCGCAAACGTGGACTGCTCGTACAACCTCAGCCTCGAGGAGCTTTGTACCAAAATTTCGCTATGTGACGCTCTGATTGTGAGGAGTGGCACCAAGGTGAGCCGTGAGGTGTTCGAAGCCTCCGCCGGGAGGCTGAAGGTCGTTGGAAGAGCTGGAGTTGGAATAGATAATGTGGATCTGGCAGCCGCCACTGAACATGGGTGTTTAGTAGTGAACGCGCCAACTGCTAATACCGTGGCTGCAGCGGAGCATGGGATTGCTCTCCTTACTGCCATGGCCAGGAATATTGCTCAAGCGGACGCATCGATCAAAGCTG GGAAATGGGAGAGGAGTAAATATGTTGGTGTGTCTCTTGTGGGAAAGACACTTGCAGTTATGGGGTTTGGGAAGGTTGGGTCTGAAGTTTCCAGGCGTGCAAAGGGACTTGGCATGCATGTCATCGCACATGATCCATATGCCCCTGCTGACCGTGCACGCTCCATTGGTGTAGAACTTGTGAGCTTCGAAGAAGCTATTGTGTCAGCCGACTTTATCTCGCTTCACATGCCACTGACAGCTTCCACTGCAAAAATTTTAAACGATGAAACTTTTGCTAAGATGAAAAAAGGAGTTCGGATTGTCAACGTTGCACGAGGTGGAGTGATTGATGAAGAAGCATTGGTTAGAGCCCTGAATGCCGGCATTGTAGCCCAG GCAGCACTTGACGTCTTTACAGAAGAGCCACCACCCAGGGACAACAAGTTGGTGCAGCACGAGCATGTAACTGCCAGTCCACATCTTGGTGCCAGTACTATGGAAGCTCAG GAAGGAGTGGCCGTTGAAATAGCTGAAGCTGTTTTAGGAGCCTTGAAGGGGGAGCTTGCTGCAACTGCTGTCAATGCTCCAATGGTTCCTGCACAG GTTCTCTCAGAGCTGAAGCCTTATGTTACTCTTTCAGAAAAACTCGGTAGCCTTGCTGTCCAGTTAGTGGCAGGTGGTAGTGGCGTAACCAATATAAAAATCACATATGCTTCTGCTAGGGCCCCAGATGATCTCGACACACGTGTGCTTCGTGCCATGATCATCAAGGGTCTGATTGAGCCCATCTCAAGCGTTTTTGTAAATCTGGTGAATGCCGATTTCAATGCCAAACAAAGAGGACTACGTATAGTTGAAGAACGTGTTATACTTGATGGTTCACCAGAAAGCCCACTTGATTCAATCCAAGTTCAAATCTTCAGCGTGGAATCAAGATTTGGCAGTGCAATTTCTGATTTTGGTGAGATCAACGTGGAAGGTCGGGTTAAAGATGGAATCCCACACTTGACGAAAGTAGGTTCTTTTGGGGTAGATGTTAGCTTAGAAGGCAGTATCATACTCTGCCGGCAAGTTGATCAGCCTGGAATGATAGGAAAAGTCGGTAGCATCCTGGGCGAGGAGAACGTGAACGTGAGTTTTATGAGCGTTGGAAGGATAGCTCCGAGGAAGCAAGCTATAATGGCCATAGGTGTGGACGAGGAACCGAGCAGACAGTCATTGAGAAGGATTGGTGAAATTTCAGCTGTTGAGGAATTTGTTTACCTTAAGTTGTAG
- the LOC140866192 gene encoding probable carbohydrate esterase At4g34215: MELSDSIQTNEANPTKQIFILSGQSNMAGRGGVDKNKHWDGVVPPECAADSCKIFRLNAHLSWEVAREPLHHDIDTKKACGVGPGMSFANAVKDSAGAIGLVPCAVGGTAIKEWARGGHLYDNMVKRARAAAHSGGEVKALLWYQGESDTASQHDVDCYKENMESLFHNVRADLGLPSLPIIQVAIASGDKKYLEKIREIQKGIDIPNVVCVDAGGLQLKEDNLHLTTEAQVQLGHFLAQAYLALSLTQD, from the exons ATGGAGTTATCAGATTCGATCCAGACAAATGAAGCCAACCCCACCAAACAGATCTTCATCTTATCCGGTCAGAGCAACATGGCCGGCCGCGGCGGCGTCGACAAGAACAAGCACTGGGACGGCGTGGTTCCACCGGAATGCGCCGCCGACAGCTGCAAAATCTTCCGCCTCAACGCGCACCTCAGCTGGGAGGTGGCGCGTGAGCCCCTCCACCACGACATCGACACCAAAAAGGCCTGCGGGGTGGGGCCCGGCATGTCGTTCGCCAATGCGGTGAAAGACTCCGCCGGGGCGATCGGGCTGGTGCCTTGCGCCGTCGGCGGGACAGCCATCAAGGAATGGGCGCGCGGCGGCCACCTGTACGACAACATGGTGAAGCGTGCCAGAGCGGCGGCGCACAGCGGCGGCGAAGTCAAGGCGCTGCTGTGGTACCAAGGGGAGAGCGATACGGCGTCGCAGCATGATGTGGATTGCTACAAGGAGAATATGGAGTCACTTTTTCACAATGTGCGTGCTGATCTTGGTTTGCCTTCTCTTCCAATCATTCAG GTAGCAATAGCATCTGGTGACAAAAAATATTTGGAGAAGATAAGAGAGATACAAAAGGGTATTGATATTCCAAATGTGGTGTGTGTGGATGCTGGAGGCTTGCAGCTAAAGGAAGATAATCTGCATTTAACAACAGAGGCCCAGGTTCAATTGGGCCATTTTCTAGCCCAAGCCTATCTCGCCCTTTCTCTGACCCAAGACTAA
- the LOC140861178 gene encoding receptor protein kinase-like protein At4g34220, translated as MNNIRSAKYHHLCRLFLLPFFLFTPSFSINLDGAILLSFKNSILNDPSSVLNNWNYFDATPCLWTGVTCASVASGFGVPDVFRVVSLALPNCNLLGTIPEDLGLIQYLRVLDLSNNSLNGTLPSLFFNNQELQVLSLAKNEISGVIPESFSGLNGLKFLNLSDNSLSGNVPQSLTSLKNLTVVSLRGNSFSGSVLSGIQSLEFLDLSSNLFNGSLPKDFGGENLSFLNLSSNRISGLLTQEFAAKIPPNATIDLSFNNLVGEIPDSVPLSDQKTEFFAGNTGLCGKQIKKTCAVSSDSQAIAAVSQIIDSTPLQNAPNNRLKPGTIAGIAVGSLAAFILLAVLLLCIYRKKKKATSNDHELGKDSDAIVLKESRNLPSWPCSNIEHQTEIQPEKLKVDKKSLVMVDGETQLELETLLKASAYVLGSSDASILYKAVLQNGTAFAVRRIGKHGLERFDEFENRLKAIAKLRHQNLVRIRGFHWGEEEKLIIYDYVSNGSLASTSHRGDGSSHYNLTFEARRNIARGVAKGLGYIHDRKHVHGNIKPSNILLTPDIDPRISDFGLHWLIHEHKYVPNIDPVEVVESTCTLYRAPESFENLKPNSKWDVYSFGILLLELLTGKVFSGRELDHELAVDSTIEDPERVLSMVDIAIRGDVAVHEESMLQWFRLGLSCASLIPQKRPSMKDAIQVLEKIPC; from the exons ATGAACAACATTAGAAGTGCCAAATATCATCATCTTTGCAGGCTTTTTTTGCTGCCCTTCTTTCTTTTTACTCCTTCATTTTCCATCAACTTGGATGGAGCTATACTTCTTTCTTTCAAGAACTCCATTCTAAATGACCCTTCATCGGTTCTAAATAATTGGAACTATTTTGATGCTACACCATGTTTATGGACTGGTGTAACGTGTGCTAGTGTCGCGTCCGGCTTCGGTGTGCCAGATGTTTTTCGAGTCGTAAGCTTAGCCCTCCCAAATTGTAATCTGTTAGGCACAATCCCCGAGGATTTGGGCCTCATTCAGTATCTAAGAGTTCTTGATCTTTCGAATAATTCGTTGAACGGAACGTTGCCGAGTTTGtttttcaataatcaagaactTCAAGTCCTCTCTCTGGCTAAGAATGAAATCTCTGGTGTGATTCCAGAGTCCTTTTCAGGGCTTAATGGTCTCAAGTTTCTCAATTTATCTGATAATTCCTTGTCTGGAAATGTGCCTCAGAGTTTGACTTCCTTGAAGAATTTAACAGTGGTTTCTTTAAGGGGAAACTCATTTTCAGGCTCCGTTTTAAGTGGGATCCAATCTCTTGAATTCTTGGATCTTTCTTCCAATTTGTTCAATGGATCTTTGCCTAAAGACTTTGGTGGGGAAAATTTGAGTTTCTTGAATCTTTCATCCAACAGGATTTCAGGCCTATTGACTCAAGAATTTGCTGCAAAAATACCTCCAAATGCTACTATTGACCTTTCATTCAACAATCTCGTGGGAGAAATCCCCGATTCAGTGCCTTTATCTGATCAAAAAACTGAGTTCTTCGCCGGAAACACAGGCCTCTGTGGCAAACAAATCAAGAAAACCTGCGCTGTTTCTTCGGATTCTCAAGCTATTGCAGCCGTATCGCAGATAATCGACTCAACCCCGCTTCAAAATGCTCCCAACAACAGGCTAAAACCGGGTACAATAGCGGGGATTGCGGTAGGGTCCTTAGCTGCATTCATACTTCTTGCTGTACTATTACTCTGTATCTACCGAAAGAAGAAGAAGGCGACATCCAACGATCACGAACTCGGGAAAGATTCAGACGCAATAGTACTAAAAGAATCAAGAAATCTTCCCTCTTGGCCTTGCTCTAACATCGAACATCAGACCGAAATTCAGCCTGAAAAGCTCAAGGTTGATAAAAAGTCCCTTGTAATGGTTGATGGTGAGACTCAACTAGAACTCGAGACATTATTGAAGGCTTCAGCTTACGTTCTTGGATCCAGCGATGCTAGCATTCTATACAAAGCTGTGCTGCAAAATGGGACTGCATTCGCTGTTAGGAGAATTGGAAAACATGGTCTCGAGAGATTTGACGAATTCGAGAATCGACTTAAGGCCATTGCTAAGTTACGACATCAAAATTTAGTACGAATCAGGGGATTCCATTGGGGTGAGGAGGAGAAGCTTATAATCTATGACTATGTCTCCAATGGCAGCTTGGCCAGTACCAGTCACC GAGGAGATGGTTCATCCCATTACAATTTAACATTTGAAGCTCGACGCAATATAGCAAGAGGCGTCGCGAAGGGACTCGGATACATCCATGACAGAAAACATGTGCATGGCAACATAAAACCAAGCAACATTCTACTTACACCAGACATCGATCCAAGAATAAGTGACTTCGGACTTCACTGGCTCATACACGAGCACAAGTATGTCCCCAACATCGACCCGGTCGAGGTTGTGGAGTCCACATGTACTCTTTATCGTGCACCCGAGTCATTTGAGAACCTTAAGCCTAACTCCAAGTGGGATGTCTACTCTTTTGGGATCTTGTTGCTTGAGCTCCTAACAGGAAAAGTGTTCTCAGGTCGGGAGTTGGATCATGAATTAGCCGTCGATTCGACCATTGAAGATCCGGAAAGGGTTCTAAGTATGGTTGACATCGCGATAAGGGGAGACGTTGCGGTTCATGAGGAGTCCATGTTGCAATGGTTTAGGCTAGGGCTAAGTTGTGCATCATTGATCCCACAAAAAAGGCCTAGCATGAAAGATGCAATTCAAGTGTTGGAGAAAATCCCATGTtag